In Luteolibacter arcticus, a genomic segment contains:
- the hflX gene encoding GTPase HflX, producing MFEVREKPQLVERALLVRLYFDPREEEESEALLEELGELVSTLGIGVVEKVLARSREMHRKFLCGTGKAAEIVELAKAHQCDCIVIDNQLAPSQQREWERAADLCVIDREEVILDIFARRAQTKEARLQVELARMQYALPRMARMWGHLDREGGSGGGQGGGAARGMGEKQIEVDRRMAHVRIDRARRELEDVRKQRATQRKERERMETPHAAIVGYTNAGKSTLLNQLSGSDVMAKDMLFATLDTTTRKIELPDGQPLLITDTVGFVRNLPHRLVEAFKATLEEAVLADFLIHVLDATSPEIERFHETTLHVLGELGAGDKTTITVLNKIDRVSDPDRLAELKRLFPDALKISATTGLGMPELLQKCSEVMADRVRRRRYRIPQRRADLIGMLHRDAKVLSTEYEENDILVTAVVPAAIAGRLEEFAC from the coding sequence ATGTTCGAAGTCCGCGAGAAACCCCAGTTGGTAGAGCGCGCCCTGCTGGTGCGCCTTTATTTCGATCCACGCGAGGAGGAAGAGTCCGAGGCCCTGTTAGAAGAGCTTGGCGAACTGGTCTCCACGCTCGGAATCGGCGTGGTGGAGAAGGTGCTGGCGCGCAGCCGGGAGATGCACAGGAAGTTCCTCTGCGGCACCGGCAAGGCAGCCGAGATCGTCGAACTGGCCAAGGCCCATCAGTGCGATTGCATCGTCATCGACAACCAGCTCGCCCCCTCCCAGCAGCGCGAGTGGGAGCGGGCGGCGGACCTGTGTGTGATCGACCGGGAGGAAGTCATTCTCGATATCTTCGCCCGGCGGGCCCAGACCAAGGAAGCGCGCCTCCAGGTAGAACTCGCACGCATGCAGTACGCCCTGCCACGGATGGCGAGGATGTGGGGACACCTTGACCGGGAGGGCGGTTCGGGGGGTGGCCAGGGGGGGGGGGCGGCCCGCGGCATGGGGGAAAAGCAGATCGAAGTGGACCGGCGGATGGCCCATGTCCGTATCGACCGCGCACGGCGGGAGTTGGAGGATGTCCGCAAGCAGCGGGCGACCCAGCGCAAGGAGCGGGAACGGATGGAGACGCCGCACGCCGCGATCGTGGGCTATACCAACGCCGGCAAATCGACTCTCCTGAACCAGCTCAGCGGTTCCGATGTCATGGCGAAAGACATGTTGTTCGCCACGCTCGATACCACGACCCGCAAGATCGAGCTACCCGACGGCCAGCCATTACTCATCACGGACACGGTCGGCTTCGTCCGCAACCTGCCCCACCGGCTCGTGGAAGCCTTCAAGGCGACGCTGGAAGAAGCCGTGCTGGCGGATTTCCTGATCCATGTGCTGGATGCGACTTCTCCGGAAATCGAGCGTTTCCACGAGACAACACTCCACGTTCTTGGCGAACTCGGCGCGGGGGACAAGACGACCATCACCGTCCTCAACAAGATCGACCGGGTGTCCGATCCCGACCGGCTGGCCGAGTTGAAGCGCCTGTTCCCCGATGCCTTGAAGATTTCCGCGACGACCGGACTGGGCATGCCGGAACTCTTGCAAAAGTGCTCCGAAGTGATGGCCGACCGGGTGCGTCGCCGCCGCTATCGCATTCCGCAGCGCCGCGCGGACCTGATCGGCATGCTTCACCGCGACGCCAAGGTGCTCTCCACCGAGTACGAGGAGAATGACATCCTGGTGACCGCAGTGGTCCCTGCCGCGATCGCCGGGCGGCTGGAGGAGTTCGCATGCTGA
- a CDS encoding HAD-IB family phosphatase: MNDLRLEVSIDDQRLRLYRGAELEREYLVSTATKGAGFTEGSYRTPTGRFVIVQKIGDGEPAGTIFKSRQPVGQWQPGEACDQDLVLTRIIRISGLQAESANTFDRFIYFHGTNQEEKLGTPASCGCIRLSNTDIIDLHDRVEPGMIVEIPPPTCSRGKLIFFDCDSTLSSIEGIDELGRARGAEVFKMVEHLTHQAMNGEVPIGEVFGRRMEIIRPDLATADAVARLYLETIVPGAPEVIARLKARGWTPVILSGGFAPLIRPLADALGIEHVEAVPLHFHADGSYAGYGEGYPTTRNGGKPEVIREWKRAILPESVVMVGDGISDLEAKPEVDLFIGFGGVVARKAVEEGADAWITDMSDFANIKLPGSDPFPA; encoded by the coding sequence ATGAACGATCTGCGCCTCGAAGTTTCCATCGACGACCAACGACTCCGCCTCTACCGCGGCGCCGAACTGGAGCGCGAATATCTCGTTTCCACGGCGACCAAGGGCGCGGGCTTCACCGAGGGCAGTTATCGCACGCCTACCGGGCGTTTTGTGATCGTCCAAAAGATCGGCGATGGCGAACCGGCCGGCACCATCTTCAAAAGCCGCCAACCCGTCGGCCAATGGCAGCCCGGCGAGGCCTGTGACCAGGATCTGGTCCTCACCCGTATCATCCGCATCAGCGGCCTGCAGGCTGAAAGCGCCAATACCTTCGACCGCTTCATCTACTTCCACGGGACCAATCAGGAAGAAAAGCTCGGTACACCCGCGAGCTGTGGATGCATCCGGCTGTCCAACACCGATATCATCGACCTCCACGACCGCGTCGAACCCGGCATGATCGTCGAGATCCCCCCCCCCACCTGTAGCCGCGGAAAACTGATCTTCTTCGACTGCGACTCCACCCTGTCTTCCATCGAAGGCATCGACGAGCTGGGCCGGGCCCGCGGTGCCGAGGTCTTCAAGATGGTCGAGCATCTGACTCATCAGGCGATGAACGGCGAAGTGCCGATCGGCGAGGTCTTCGGCCGCCGCATGGAGATCATCCGGCCCGACCTGGCGACCGCCGACGCCGTGGCGCGGCTCTATCTTGAAACCATCGTCCCGGGTGCCCCGGAAGTCATTGCCCGGCTGAAGGCCCGCGGCTGGACGCCGGTCATCTTGTCCGGTGGCTTCGCGCCCCTGATCCGGCCGCTGGCGGATGCCTTGGGCATCGAGCATGTCGAGGCAGTGCCGCTCCATTTCCATGCCGACGGCAGTTATGCCGGATACGGGGAGGGCTACCCGACCACCCGCAATGGCGGCAAGCCGGAAGTGATCCGCGAGTGGAAGCGCGCCATCCTTCCCGAATCAGTGGTGATGGTTGGCGACGGCATCTCGGATCTCGAGGCGAAACCGGAGGTGGATCTATTCATCGGCTTCGGCGGTGTGGTAGCTCGCAAGGCCGTGGAAGAAGGCGCCGACGCATGGATTACGGACATGTCCGATTTTGCGAATATCAAGTTACCCGGATCCGACCCATTCCCGGCTTAG
- a CDS encoding beta-ketoacyl synthase N-terminal-like domain-containing protein produces the protein MSSASSLPIFRSSFRRYRPRRSVPACRLLLFPWHRPAAVLVPRIDTPLAITGLGALSGLGGDISSHFRAIEEGRTNFRPLSELLGNDSPHRDLPASWIGPRKLLLSRKWAPASMAALHVARQAIAEAGWSADDLENTALFLGTSRGTAAGWIDPWPERRAFPLMAASNSLHSEPAAAVSIELGIRGPWQVQASGCAAGLDALGMAALWLSAGLAERALVVAVDLPLSACLLDSYAATGILSKSGVNDPYSPATTGILPAEAAAAITLERTPQPGAPRLIGYLANADAADAIGMPAGAPGVVRLLEQALAKFGPPAALCPHASGTASHATLEPAAILAALGEGTALCPLKPYLGHGIGGGGLLEMVILAAFLRDTRLPPPLPHLTCPPRLTMTPPALSPGATVFKLASALGGKNSLVALQAPS, from the coding sequence ATCTCGTCCGCCAGCTCCCTCCCGATCTTCAGAAGCAGCTTCCGCCGGTACCGCCCAAGGAGGAGCGTCCCAGCTTGTAGGCTGCTTCTATTTCCTTGGCATCGTCCGGCTGCGGTTCTAGTCCCTCGCATCGACACGCCGCTTGCCATTACCGGACTCGGAGCCCTGTCGGGGCTTGGTGGCGATATTTCCTCTCACTTTCGTGCGATCGAGGAGGGGCGCACCAACTTCCGGCCGCTTTCCGAACTGTTAGGAAACGACAGCCCCCACCGAGACCTCCCTGCCTCGTGGATCGGGCCACGGAAGCTGCTGCTCAGCCGCAAATGGGCACCCGCCAGCATGGCCGCACTCCATGTCGCACGCCAAGCGATCGCGGAGGCCGGATGGTCGGCGGACGACTTGGAAAACACGGCACTTTTCCTCGGCACCAGCCGCGGCACCGCAGCGGGCTGGATCGATCCATGGCCGGAGCGCCGCGCCTTTCCGCTGATGGCGGCCAGCAATTCGCTCCACAGCGAGCCGGCCGCTGCGGTGAGCATCGAGCTAGGCATCCGCGGCCCGTGGCAGGTCCAGGCCAGTGGCTGCGCGGCGGGGCTCGATGCCCTCGGCATGGCCGCGCTGTGGCTTTCCGCCGGACTGGCAGAGCGGGCGCTGGTCGTCGCCGTCGATCTTCCCCTCTCGGCTTGCCTGCTGGATAGCTATGCGGCCACCGGCATCCTGTCGAAGAGCGGGGTCAACGATCCCTACTCGCCGGCCACCACCGGCATCCTACCGGCCGAGGCCGCCGCCGCGATCACCTTGGAACGCACGCCGCAACCCGGAGCCCCACGGCTTATCGGCTACCTCGCCAATGCCGACGCCGCCGACGCCATCGGCATGCCCGCGGGAGCCCCGGGAGTCGTCCGGCTGTTAGAACAAGCGCTCGCGAAATTCGGCCCACCCGCCGCGTTGTGCCCGCATGCCAGCGGCACCGCCTCGCACGCCACCTTGGAGCCCGCCGCGATTCTTGCTGCCCTCGGCGAAGGCACCGCCCTTTGCCCGCTCAAGCCCTACCTCGGCCACGGCATCGGCGGCGGCGGCTTGCTTGAGATGGTCATCCTCGCCGCCTTCCTTCGCGATACCCGACTGCCCCCACCCCTTCCCCACCTGACTTGCCCCCCCCGCCTGACCATGACGCCCCCCGCCCTTTCCCCGGGAGCCACGGTCTTCAAACTCGCTTCGGCGCTCGGCGGAAAGAACTCCCTCGTCGCCCTACAAGCCCCGTCATGA
- the ftsY gene encoding signal recognition particle-docking protein FtsY, with translation MAGFFKSLYNKLSNKAEIDWDELEADLVTADLGPRLAMTIVEELQGLGRQVSPEDVIESARRHVASRLPADSPPLLPRMDGKPFVFLVVGINGVGKTTSCAKLAHWLQRRGQPTVLAAADTFRAAAVEQLERWGQRLNIPVVKGQPNADPSSVCFNAHQKAIADGSKYLICDTAGRLHTRHNLMEELSKIKRTLAKNDETAPHLTLLVVDATTGANALQQAKEFHKACPLDGLIVTKMDGSGKGGVAVAIHDQLGIAPRFLGTGEEPDQFSLFSKQKFVEEML, from the coding sequence ATGGCTGGCTTCTTCAAATCCCTCTACAATAAGCTCTCGAACAAGGCGGAAATCGACTGGGACGAACTGGAGGCCGATCTGGTCACCGCCGACCTCGGGCCAAGGCTCGCCATGACCATCGTCGAGGAGCTCCAGGGGCTCGGTCGCCAGGTCTCCCCCGAGGACGTGATCGAGTCCGCGCGCCGCCACGTCGCCAGTCGCCTGCCGGCCGATTCCCCGCCGTTGCTGCCGCGGATGGACGGAAAACCGTTCGTTTTCCTCGTGGTGGGCATCAATGGCGTGGGCAAGACGACTTCCTGCGCCAAGCTCGCCCACTGGCTGCAACGCCGCGGCCAGCCGACCGTGCTCGCCGCCGCAGACACCTTCCGCGCCGCCGCCGTGGAGCAGCTCGAGCGCTGGGGCCAGCGGCTGAATATCCCGGTCGTGAAGGGCCAGCCAAACGCCGACCCGTCGTCGGTGTGCTTCAATGCCCACCAGAAAGCCATCGCCGACGGCTCGAAATATCTGATCTGCGACACCGCCGGCCGCCTCCACACCCGCCACAATCTGATGGAGGAGCTGTCCAAGATCAAACGCACGCTGGCCAAGAATGACGAAACCGCCCCGCACCTCACGCTGCTGGTGGTGGACGCCACCACCGGCGCCAATGCGCTCCAGCAAGCGAAGGAATTCCACAAGGCCTGCCCGCTCGATGGCCTGATCGTCACCAAGATGGACGGCTCCGGCAAAGGCGGCGTGGCCGTGGCGATCCACGACCAGCTCGGCATCGCCCCCCGCTTCCTTGGCACCGGCGAGGAGCCGGACCAGTTCTCGCTGTTCAGCAAACAGAAGTTCGTGGAGGAGATGCTGTGA
- the infA gene encoding translation initiation factor IF-1: protein MEVEGTITSVLAGTQFRVQLQSGHEVLAHISGKMRKRFIRLVVGDRVKMEMSPYDVTKARITFRLG from the coding sequence GTGGAGGTCGAAGGCACGATTACCTCGGTTCTCGCTGGTACTCAGTTCCGTGTGCAACTTCAGAGCGGTCACGAAGTGCTCGCCCACATTTCCGGAAAGATGCGCAAGCGCTTCATCCGCCTGGTCGTTGGTGACCGGGTGAAAATGGAAATGTCTCCCTATGACGTGACCAAAGCACGGATCACGTTCCGGCTTGGCTGA